The following coding sequences are from one Comamonas koreensis window:
- the ugpQ gene encoding glycerophosphodiester phosphodiesterase produces the protein MTLSSNWPYPRWVAHRGAGKLAPENTMSAFRLGAAHGYRMFECDAKLSRDGVLFLMHDADLKRTTNAQGTGSDLSMGELAQLDAGSWHSRSHAGENLPTLEALARWCLANQLFLNVEIKPTPGQELETGRAAGALMNRIWPQTVVPPLFTSFKADSLRGAREVAAHIPRGLLVDKLADGSGDAELQLALELGCQALVLNHALWDAALVAKVHAAGLYCSSYTVNDEWAAQRLIDLGTDGIITDRVDLFSPAQDGPRL, from the coding sequence ATGACGCTTTCTAGCAACTGGCCCTATCCACGCTGGGTGGCCCACCGCGGCGCAGGCAAACTGGCGCCTGAGAACACCATGAGCGCCTTCCGCCTGGGCGCCGCGCACGGCTACCGCATGTTCGAGTGCGATGCCAAGCTCAGCCGCGACGGCGTGCTGTTTCTGATGCACGATGCGGACCTGAAACGCACCACCAATGCCCAGGGCACGGGCAGCGACCTGAGCATGGGTGAGCTCGCCCAGCTCGATGCCGGCAGCTGGCATTCGCGCAGCCATGCGGGCGAGAACCTGCCCACCCTCGAGGCGCTGGCCCGCTGGTGCCTGGCCAACCAGCTCTTTCTCAATGTCGAGATCAAGCCCACGCCCGGCCAGGAGCTGGAAACAGGCCGTGCCGCCGGTGCGCTGATGAACCGCATCTGGCCGCAAACCGTGGTGCCGCCGCTCTTTACCTCGTTCAAGGCCGATTCGCTGCGCGGCGCCCGCGAAGTGGCAGCGCATATCCCACGCGGCCTGCTGGTCGACAAGCTGGCCGATGGCAGCGGTGACGCCGAGCTGCAACTGGCGCTGGAACTGGGCTGCCAGGCGCTGGTGCTCAACCATGCGCTCTGGGATGCCGCGTTGGTGGCCAAGGTCCATGCCGCAGGCCTCTACTGCAGCAGCTACACCGTCAACGACGAATGGGCCGCGCAGCGCCTGATCGACCTGGGCACCGACGGCATCATCACCGACCGGGTGGACCTGTTCAGCCCGGCCCAGGATGGCCCACGGCTTTGA
- a CDS encoding Bug family tripartite tricarboxylate transporter substrate binding protein — protein MKYIAHACLAAITGLAFSAAAQAQQPFPTKPVRVVIGFPAGGPLDQHARLLTDKLQGVLGQPIIVDYKPGAGGAVGAQDVMKAPADGYTLMLANTGVMVINPALYPKLPYSTLRDFTPVARTAMQPLALLVNNKVPAKNLQEFISYAKAHPGKVNFGSAGNGGISHLVPEMFKSATGLDLVHIPYKGSAPAFTDLVGGQVQFMAESIPQAAAYHKQGKVRALAVTSKERNPALPEVPTAIESGLKGFEVVGFYGFLAPAGTPKAVVNQLSAAFGQVMQMPDVRGRMVEQGADPAFLGAEAFSQFLAGEMPRWAEAVKASGTKMD, from the coding sequence ATGAAGTACATTGCACACGCCTGCCTGGCAGCCATCACGGGGCTGGCGTTCAGCGCCGCGGCCCAGGCGCAGCAGCCTTTTCCGACCAAGCCCGTGCGCGTGGTCATCGGCTTTCCCGCTGGCGGCCCGCTGGACCAGCATGCCCGCCTGCTGACCGACAAGCTCCAGGGCGTGCTGGGCCAGCCCATCATCGTTGACTACAAGCCTGGTGCCGGTGGCGCAGTCGGGGCGCAGGATGTCATGAAGGCGCCAGCCGATGGCTATACCTTGATGCTGGCCAATACCGGTGTGATGGTGATCAACCCTGCGCTCTACCCCAAGTTGCCCTACAGCACCTTGCGCGATTTCACACCGGTGGCGCGCACGGCCATGCAGCCCTTGGCCCTGCTGGTCAACAACAAGGTGCCGGCCAAGAACCTGCAGGAGTTCATCAGCTACGCCAAGGCCCACCCGGGCAAGGTCAACTTTGGCTCGGCCGGCAATGGCGGCATCAGCCACCTGGTGCCCGAGATGTTCAAGAGCGCCACCGGACTGGACCTGGTGCATATCCCCTACAAGGGCAGTGCGCCGGCCTTTACCGATCTGGTGGGCGGCCAGGTGCAGTTCATGGCCGAGAGCATTCCGCAGGCCGCTGCCTACCACAAGCAGGGCAAGGTGCGTGCGCTGGCCGTCACCAGCAAGGAGCGCAACCCGGCGCTGCCCGAGGTGCCCACTGCTATTGAAAGCGGGCTCAAGGGTTTTGAGGTCGTGGGCTTCTATGGCTTTCTCGCACCCGCAGGTACGCCCAAAGCGGTGGTGAACCAGCTCAGCGCCGCCTTTGGCCAGGTGATGCAGATGCCCGATGTGCGCGGGCGCATGGTGGAGCAGGGCGCGGACCCCGCCTTTCTCGGTGCCGAGGCGTTCAGCCAGTTCCTGGCTGGCGAGATGCCGCGCTGGGCCGAGGCGGTCAAGGCCTCGGGCACCAAGATGGACTGA
- the hemA gene encoding glutamyl-tRNA reductase yields MAVWALGINHTTAPVDIRGRFAFALDKIAPTLQSLRSTISGVHSHAGVETAILSTCNRTEIYCAAQEPALDHTLRWLAQSGDLPAEALKNYTYTLQNDLAARHAFRVASGLDSMVLGEAQILGQMKNAVRAAEEAGSLGTTLNQLFQRSFAVAKEVRSATEIGAHSISMAAAAVRLAGQLFEDLTKIRVLFVGAGEMIELCATHFAAKQPAHITVANRTLERGEKLAGHFGASTMRLADLPDHLHEYDAIISCTASSLPIIGLGAVESALKKRKRRPIFMVDLAVPRDIEGEVKNLGDVYLYTVDDLAHVVKAGQEQRQAAVVQAETIIDAGVQRFMHWMDQRAPEGGAVPLIQQINAQADVWRALEIERAKKRLAKGEDMDAVLDALTRGLSQKILHGTMAELHAGDAQARAQTADMVSRLFLRSQRGGGNGHQSGL; encoded by the coding sequence ATGGCAGTTTGGGCCCTGGGCATCAACCACACGACGGCACCGGTCGACATTCGCGGCCGGTTTGCATTTGCACTCGACAAGATTGCGCCAACTTTGCAGAGTTTGCGCAGCACGATCTCGGGTGTGCATAGCCACGCCGGTGTGGAAACCGCCATCCTGTCCACCTGCAACCGCACCGAGATCTACTGCGCCGCCCAAGAGCCGGCGCTTGACCACACCCTGCGCTGGCTGGCCCAAAGCGGCGACCTGCCCGCCGAGGCGCTGAAAAACTACACCTACACCCTGCAAAACGACCTGGCCGCCCGCCACGCTTTTCGCGTCGCCAGTGGGCTGGACTCGATGGTGCTGGGCGAGGCCCAGATCCTGGGCCAGATGAAGAACGCCGTGCGTGCGGCTGAAGAAGCCGGCTCGCTGGGCACCACGCTCAACCAGCTGTTCCAGCGCAGCTTTGCCGTCGCCAAGGAAGTGCGCAGCGCCACCGAAATTGGCGCGCACAGCATCAGCATGGCCGCTGCTGCCGTGCGCCTGGCCGGCCAGCTGTTTGAAGACCTCACCAAGATCCGCGTGCTGTTTGTTGGCGCTGGCGAGATGATTGAGCTGTGCGCCACCCATTTCGCGGCCAAGCAGCCGGCCCACATCACAGTGGCCAACCGCACCTTGGAGCGCGGCGAAAAACTGGCGGGCCACTTTGGCGCCAGCACCATGCGCCTGGCCGATCTGCCCGACCACCTGCACGAATACGACGCCATCATCAGCTGCACCGCATCGAGCCTGCCGATCATCGGCCTGGGCGCGGTCGAGAGCGCGCTGAAAAAACGCAAGCGCCGCCCGATCTTCATGGTGGACCTGGCCGTCCCCCGCGATATCGAGGGCGAGGTCAAGAACCTGGGCGATGTCTACCTCTACACCGTGGACGACCTGGCCCATGTGGTCAAGGCCGGCCAGGAGCAGCGCCAGGCGGCCGTCGTGCAGGCCGAAACCATCATCGATGCAGGTGTACAGCGCTTCATGCACTGGATGGACCAGCGCGCCCCGGAAGGCGGCGCCGTGCCCTTGATCCAGCAGATCAATGCGCAGGCCGACGTCTGGCGTGCGCTGGAGATCGAGCGCGCAAAAAAGCGCCTGGCCAAGGGCGAAGACATGGACGCGGTGCTCGATGCACTGACACGCGGCCTGTCGCAAAAGATTCTGCACGGCACCATGGCCGAGCTGCACGCGGGCGACGCCCAGGCGCGTGCCCAGACGGCTGACATGGTCTCGCGCCTGTTCCTGCGCAGCCAACGCGGCGGCGGCAACGGCCACCAATCGGGTTTGTAG
- the prfA gene encoding peptide chain release factor 1, with translation MKDFLRQQLERYAERLNELNFLLSREDIMANMPQFLKLSREHTDVAAVAERFARYQQIESDIEGAKEMLADPDMADMAREEISSGEAELQQLAAQLQRMLLPKDPDDARPAFVEVRAGTGGDESALFAGDITRMYTRYAERMGWRVEIMSANEAELGGYKEVVLRIDGGDNVYGTLRFESGGHRVQRVPATETQGRIHTSACTVAVMPEPDEQQAITLNPADLRIDTFRASGAGGQHINKTDSAVRIVHLPTGIVAECQDGRSQHSNKAKALQVLQARIQEKERSERAAKEAAMRKGLIGSGDRSDRIRTYNFPQGRVTDHRINLTLYKLSFIMDGDLSELMEALQSEREAELLAELEVNQ, from the coding sequence ATGAAAGACTTTCTCCGCCAACAGCTGGAACGCTATGCCGAGCGCCTCAATGAGCTCAATTTTCTGCTCTCGCGCGAGGACATCATGGCCAACATGCCGCAGTTCCTCAAGCTCTCGCGCGAACACACCGATGTCGCCGCCGTGGCCGAGCGCTTTGCGCGCTACCAGCAGATCGAATCCGATATCGAAGGCGCCAAGGAAATGCTGGCCGACCCGGACATGGCCGACATGGCGCGCGAAGAGATCAGCAGCGGCGAGGCCGAGCTGCAACAGTTGGCCGCGCAGCTGCAGCGCATGCTGCTGCCCAAGGACCCCGACGATGCCCGCCCCGCTTTTGTCGAAGTGCGGGCCGGCACCGGCGGTGATGAATCGGCGCTGTTTGCCGGCGATATCACGCGCATGTACACGCGCTACGCCGAGCGCATGGGCTGGCGCGTCGAGATCATGAGCGCCAACGAGGCCGAGCTGGGAGGCTACAAGGAAGTGGTGCTGCGCATTGACGGCGGCGACAACGTCTATGGCACCTTGCGCTTTGAATCGGGCGGCCACCGCGTGCAGCGCGTGCCCGCCACCGAAACCCAGGGCCGCATCCACACCAGCGCCTGCACCGTGGCGGTAATGCCCGAGCCCGATGAGCAGCAGGCCATCACCCTGAACCCGGCCGATCTGCGCATCGACACCTTCCGCGCCAGCGGCGCCGGTGGCCAGCACATTAACAAGACCGACTCGGCCGTGCGCATCGTCCACTTGCCCACCGGCATCGTCGCCGAATGCCAGGACGGCCGCAGCCAGCACAGCAACAAGGCCAAGGCGTTGCAGGTGCTGCAGGCCCGTATCCAGGAAAAAGAGCGCAGCGAGCGCGCTGCCAAGGAAGCGGCGATGCGCAAGGGCCTGATCGGCTCGGGTGATCGCTCAGACCGCATCCGCACCTACAACTTTCCCCAGGGCCGGGTCACCGACCACCGCATCAACCTGACCTTGTACAAGCTGAGTTTCATCATGGACGGTGACCTCAGCGAACTGATGGAAGCGCTGCAGTCCGAACGCGAGGCCGAATTGCTGGCCGAGCTGGAAGTCAACCAATAA
- a CDS encoding PEP/pyruvate-binding domain-containing protein, translated as MPSHHPGFAGRAAWRAAGYMALALAASSASAQLARKPSMYEDGRAPQELIARPGSPSPAQAMGNHSSQPFAADLMSHAAFDQLARVYNAGTPLAQPHVIFVIDRQAQPAARLYFINTPRFQLHDRFLREQGLLRGGREALNRNYRDAGRRFILGTLSWQPQINGFVYEFWEGDQLTASLLRETEAQLRSHFFAAVQFKANASAQEQVAVAAGIPAVTQSALIGQQRFLPLNTGQAVGHLRLVDDIDQVHDLLPSDIVVLRQVPIALPPVAGVLTEQPSTMVSHVNLLAKGWGVPNAYVRDASQLLAAYNGQWVHLAVSAKDYQLRAATDAERDQAITRSKIKRSIAGASIQKDTHSTALQPLAALRAANRRQCGAKAANLGEVRHAGIAGVSVPHGFCLPFGAYATAMQRFGLAEKVARMQQQPGFDSDAAVRRNALAALRAEIEQMPLDAAFASSLQARWTSQLQQAGVFVRSSSSSEDLPGFSGAGLYTTVPHVKGEAALLDAVRKVWASVFNFEAWEARRAAGIAQDAVAMAVLVQQAVDSEASGVMVTRDPLGSTPHSIFIAAKRGIGIRVVEGRRVAEQVLYSRRSQAVQVLSRSAEDTELRLAPGGGVQEVAVAQRQVLSDALVKRLAHAGAAIEKQFGGRTQDIEWAIAGDQILVLQSRPLVQAARP; from the coding sequence ATGCCCAGCCACCACCCCGGTTTTGCAGGGCGCGCGGCCTGGCGTGCTGCGGGATACATGGCGCTGGCCTTGGCCGCGAGCAGCGCCTCGGCGCAGCTGGCGCGCAAGCCTTCGATGTACGAGGATGGCCGCGCGCCGCAAGAGCTGATCGCCAGGCCAGGCAGCCCCTCACCGGCGCAGGCCATGGGAAACCACAGCAGCCAGCCCTTTGCCGCTGATCTGATGAGCCATGCCGCCTTTGACCAGCTGGCGCGCGTCTACAACGCCGGCACGCCGCTGGCCCAGCCCCATGTGATCTTTGTGATCGACCGCCAGGCACAGCCTGCAGCGCGGCTGTACTTCATCAACACCCCACGCTTTCAGCTGCACGACCGCTTTTTGCGCGAGCAAGGCCTGCTGCGTGGCGGCAGGGAGGCGCTGAACCGCAATTACCGCGATGCAGGGCGCCGCTTTATCCTGGGCACCCTGAGCTGGCAGCCGCAGATCAACGGCTTTGTCTATGAATTCTGGGAAGGCGACCAGCTGACCGCCAGCCTGCTGCGCGAAACCGAGGCCCAGCTGCGCAGCCACTTTTTTGCAGCGGTGCAGTTCAAGGCCAATGCCAGCGCGCAAGAGCAGGTGGCGGTCGCCGCAGGCATCCCCGCAGTGACGCAAAGCGCGCTGATCGGCCAGCAACGCTTTTTGCCGCTGAACACAGGCCAGGCCGTGGGCCACCTGCGTTTGGTAGACGATATCGACCAAGTCCATGACCTGCTGCCCAGCGACATCGTCGTGCTGCGCCAGGTGCCCATCGCGCTGCCGCCTGTGGCAGGCGTGCTGACCGAGCAGCCCTCGACCATGGTCTCGCACGTGAACCTGCTGGCCAAAGGCTGGGGCGTACCCAACGCCTATGTGCGCGATGCCAGCCAGCTGCTGGCGGCGTACAACGGCCAATGGGTGCACTTGGCGGTCAGCGCCAAGGACTACCAGCTGCGTGCCGCCACCGATGCCGAGCGCGACCAAGCCATAACGCGATCAAAAATCAAACGCAGCATCGCCGGCGCCAGCATCCAGAAAGACACCCACAGCACCGCACTGCAGCCTCTGGCCGCCCTGCGCGCTGCCAACCGCCGCCAGTGCGGGGCCAAGGCTGCCAACCTGGGAGAAGTGCGGCATGCGGGCATTGCCGGGGTCAGCGTGCCCCATGGTTTTTGCCTGCCCTTTGGCGCCTATGCCACCGCGATGCAGCGTTTTGGCCTGGCCGAAAAAGTCGCGCGCATGCAGCAGCAGCCGGGCTTTGACAGCGACGCCGCCGTGCGCCGCAATGCGCTGGCTGCGCTGCGCGCCGAGATCGAACAGATGCCGCTCGATGCCGCATTTGCCAGCAGCCTGCAGGCGCGCTGGACCAGCCAGCTGCAGCAGGCCGGCGTGTTTGTGCGCAGCTCGTCAAGCTCAGAGGATTTGCCCGGCTTCAGTGGCGCGGGCCTCTACACCACGGTCCCCCATGTGAAGGGCGAAGCAGCCTTGCTCGATGCCGTGCGCAAGGTCTGGGCCTCGGTCTTCAACTTCGAGGCCTGGGAGGCGCGCCGTGCCGCTGGCATTGCGCAGGATGCCGTCGCGATGGCGGTGCTGGTGCAGCAGGCGGTGGACTCCGAGGCCTCGGGCGTCATGGTCACGCGCGACCCGCTGGGCAGCACCCCGCACAGCATCTTTATCGCCGCCAAGCGCGGCATTGGCATCCGCGTGGTGGAAGGCCGGCGCGTGGCAGAGCAGGTGCTGTACTCGCGCCGCAGCCAGGCCGTGCAGGTGCTCAGCCGCTCGGCCGAGGACACCGAGCTGCGCCTGGCGCCCGGCGGCGGCGTGCAGGAGGTGGCCGTGGCGCAGCGCCAGGTGCTCAGCGATGCGCTGGTCAAACGTCTGGCCCATGCCGGCGCTGCGATCGAAAAGCAGTTTGGCGGCCGCACCCAGGATATTGAATGGGCCATTGCCGGTGACCAGATCCTGGTCCTGCAATCTCGGCCCTTAGTGCAGGCCGCCCGCCCATAA
- the prmC gene encoding peptide chain release factor N(5)-glutamine methyltransferase has protein sequence MNASTPDTPITLTQALAQAAALGIARIDAQMLLLHLCGQPTHARAWLITHDGDRLSSAQTAQWQQWLQRRADGEPVAYLTGHKCFYGLDLAVDGRVLDPRPDTETLVDWALELLPDAAPGQPALRLADLGTGSGAIALALQHALPAAEVWAVDASTDALAVAQANAARLQLPLRFAHSHWLSALQGPFDALVSNPPYIRDDDPHMPALRHEPRQALTSGADGLDDIRHIVDAAPAYLRVGGWLLIEHGWDQAEAVRSLLAQRGFAQVQSRKDLAGIERASGGQWPSVK, from the coding sequence ATGAATGCCTCCACCCCCGACACCCCCATCACGCTCACCCAGGCGCTGGCGCAAGCTGCTGCGCTGGGCATCGCCCGTATCGATGCGCAGATGCTGCTGCTCCACCTCTGCGGCCAGCCCACCCATGCGCGCGCCTGGCTCATCACCCATGATGGCGATCGCCTGAGCAGCGCGCAGACTGCGCAGTGGCAGCAGTGGCTGCAGCGCCGCGCCGATGGCGAACCGGTGGCCTACCTGACGGGCCACAAATGCTTTTACGGGCTGGACCTGGCCGTGGACGGCCGCGTGCTGGACCCGCGCCCCGATACCGAAACCCTGGTGGACTGGGCGCTGGAGCTGCTGCCCGATGCCGCCCCGGGCCAGCCGGCCTTGCGCCTGGCCGACCTGGGCACCGGCAGCGGCGCGATTGCACTGGCCTTGCAGCATGCGCTGCCCGCCGCCGAGGTCTGGGCGGTCGATGCCAGCACCGATGCGCTGGCCGTTGCCCAGGCCAATGCGGCGCGGCTGCAGCTGCCGCTGCGCTTTGCGCACAGCCACTGGCTGTCGGCGCTGCAAGGACCGTTTGATGCCCTCGTCAGCAACCCGCCCTACATCCGCGACGACGACCCGCACATGCCCGCGCTGCGCCATGAGCCGCGCCAGGCGCTCACCAGCGGGGCCGATGGCCTGGACGACATCCGCCATATCGTCGATGCGGCACCCGCATACCTGCGCGTGGGCGGCTGGCTGCTGATCGAGCATGGCTGGGACCAGGCAGAAGCGGTGCGTTCACTGCTGGCCCAGCGCGGTTTTGCCCAGGTGCAAAGCCGCAAGGACCTCGCAGGCATCGAGCGCGCCAGCGGCGGACAATGGCCTTCCGTGAAATAA
- the grxD gene encoding Grx4 family monothiol glutaredoxin, with product MSDTQQRIDQLVKGHDIVLFMKGTASFPQCGFSGRAIQILKASGVETRGLTTVNVLEDPEIRQGIKDYSQWPTIPQLYVKGEFIGGSDIMMEMYESGELQQLVATL from the coding sequence ATGAGCGATACCCAACAACGCATCGACCAGCTGGTCAAAGGCCATGACATCGTGCTGTTCATGAAGGGAACGGCCAGCTTTCCGCAATGCGGATTCTCCGGCCGTGCCATTCAGATTCTCAAAGCCAGTGGCGTGGAGACCCGTGGTCTGACCACCGTCAATGTGCTCGAAGACCCCGAGATCCGCCAAGGCATCAAGGACTACAGCCAGTGGCCCACGATCCCGCAGCTGTATGTCAAAGGTGAATTCATCGGCGGCTCGGACATCATGATGGAAATGTATGAATCGGGCGAGCTGCAGCAACTGGTGGCCACGCTCTGA